The region ACGACAGCGTACACTACGCCAGAAAGACCTCCAAAATTAGGTCCACCGATGTAATATTGCAATAGGTTTGGCAAAGTTCCAGCTACAATCAGTAAAATCAGTAAGGGAGTAATGCCCAATTTATTCTCTATTTTACCTCCTAAGTACCACCACCAGAGTAAATTAAAGATAATATGCAGCGCGGAAAAATGGAGCAAAGTGGGGGTGAAAATACGCCATATTTGAGTGATGCTTGAGTTAGGTACTGCATTAAAGAAGGAGAGGGCACTATAAATAGGATCGGCAAAACCTACGCTAAAGCCTGCAAATATTAAGACACAGGCAAAGAAGATCGCGAGAGTCAGCGGACCTGCACCTGAAAGAAATTGGGTCAAGAGCTGTAAAGATGGCGTGCCGTAATCTATGTCTGCTGTAGTATCACCATTGTCCCATGAGGCTTGTAAATATTTACTATCATGAGGATTTTGTATAAATTTTTCGAATTCCATAGCGGCTTTGATACTGTCTTGATCTCGGATGACAACCAGGCTGATCCCTTGTGCTGTAGGCACTAGTTTGGATTCGATGTTTTGGCCTTTGAGATAATCAGCCAAGGCTTGCGCTGCTCTTTTATTAGGCAGCTGACCTATCTCAATCATAAGGTATCCTTATATCTAGGGGGGGAGGTATGAGCTAGATTAGCATAGATAAAAACAAATATATTATTTTAATACAAGGGTTAAGCCTACCCCCTTGTATAAATTAATGACGAATAAATCGCTTATGTTTTAAGCCTCTGATTCACGCCAAGCCTGATAGCCGCCGTCTAAGCTATAGACATTATCAAACCCTTGTTCGACCAAATATTGTGCTGCGCCTTGGCTGCTAATACCATGGTAGCAGACAACAACGACGGGTTTGTCCATATCGGCATCGGCAATAAAACTGGCAAGATTATCGTTATTTAGATTGACCGAGCCGTTGATATGTGCAGATTCGAAGCTTGCAGCATCACGGATATCTGCGATTTGGAGATCAGGATCAGTGGCTGACAATTGAATTAGCTGATTAACGCTAAAGTGTTGGAAATTAGACATAATCTTATTCTGCTTAAATGTTTGAGTGAAAAATATAGCAAGCACCTAGCGGTGTAGGCCTTGCTATAATACATCGATTAATCCCAGCTAAGGATAACCTTACCTGATTGACCTGAGCGCATAGCATCAAAGCCTTGCTGGAAATCATCAATTCGATAATGATGAGTAATGATCGGTGAGATATCGAGCCCTGACTGAATAAGGCTGGCCATCTTATACCAGGTTTCAAACATCTCTCGACCGTAAATCCCTTTAATGATAAGACCCTTGAAAATAACTTTACTCCAATCGATGGCCATTTCACCACCGGGAATACCTAACATAGCTATTTTTCCACCATGGTTCATGCTATCTAACATAGAGTGGAATGCAGTAGGTACTCCTGACATTTCGAGACCGACATCGAAGCCTTCTGTCATGCCTAATTCAGTCATGACATCGTTAAGGTTTTCTTTCGCGACATTGACTGCACGTGTTGCGCCCATCTTTTGAGCCAGTTTAAGACGATATTCATTGACGTCAGTAATGACAACATGGCGAGCACCCACGTGACGACATACCGCTGCTGCCATAATACCAATAGGTCCTGCACCTGTTATTAAGACATCTTCACCGACAAGGTCGAAGGAAAGTGCTGTATGTACTGCGTTACCAAATGGATCGAAGATAGCAGCGAGATCGTCAGAAATATCATCTGGGATCTTAAAGGCATTAAATGCTGGGATCACTAAATATTCAGCAAAAGCACCATCACGATTAACCCCCACTCCAGAAGTATTACGACATAGATGAGTGCGGCCAGCTCGGCAGTTACGGCAGTGGCCACACGTGATGTGACCTTCGCCAGAGACTCTATCACCGATTGAAAAACCACGGACTTCCTGACCTATATCGATGACTTCACCGACATATTCATGTCCTACAATCATAGGGGCTGGAATGGTATCTTGTGCCCATTCGTCCCAGTTGTAGATATGTACATCGGTACCACAGATAGCCGTTTTATGGATTTTAATCAGTAGATCGTTATGGCCCATCTCCGGCTTTGGAGCATCGACCATCCAGATCCCTGCTTCTGGTTTAAGTTTACTAAGTGCTTTCATCGTAGAATTCCTAAATGATACTCATCTCTTTTGCGATTCGCGTAAATGCCTCGATAGCTTTATCTAGCTGATCTTTAGTATGAGCGGCTGACATTTGAGTTCTAATCCGTGCTTGCCCTTTAGGCACGACAGGGAATGAGAAGCCAACAACATAGATGTTTTCTTCAAGTAAGCGGCTAGCGAAGTCTCCTGCAAGTTTAGCATCGCCTATCATTACAGGGATAATAGCGTGGTTTGCACCACCTAATGTAAAACCTGCTGCTGTCATATTTTCCCGGAAATAACGGCTGTTTTCCCATACCGCTTCACGCAGAGCATGGCCTGATTTGAGCATTTCAAGCACATGAATGGATGCGGTTACTATAGACGGCGCTAAAGAGTTAGAAAATAAATATGGCCGTGAGCGTTGACGTAACCAGTCGACCACTTCTTTTTTGGCTGAAGTAAATCCACCTGATGCACCACCAAGTGCTTTCCCTAAGGTACCTGTGATGATATCGACACGTTCCATTACCTGACAATGTTCGTGTGTACCACGGCCGTTGTCACCCACAAAACCCACAGCGTGAGAATCATCGACCATGACGAGGGCGCCATACTGTTCGGCAAGATCACA is a window of Shewanella sp. VB17 DNA encoding:
- the glpG gene encoding rhomboid family intramembrane serine protease GlpG, which encodes MIEIGQLPNKRAAQALADYLKGQNIESKLVPTAQGISLVVIRDQDSIKAAMEFEKFIQNPHDSKYLQASWDNGDTTADIDYGTPSLQLLTQFLSGAGPLTLAIFFACVLIFAGFSVGFADPIYSALSFFNAVPNSSITQIWRIFTPTLLHFSALHIIFNLLWWWYLGGKIENKLGITPLLILLIVAGTLPNLLQYYIGGPNFGGLSGVVYAVVAYTWVMGVRRPELGLGLPPAYMAFMLLWLVFGFTDMFGLSIANGAHLGGLVIGLAQGFIDSKTREQE
- the glpE gene encoding thiosulfate sulfurtransferase GlpE; amino-acid sequence: MSNFQHFSVNQLIQLSATDPDLQIADIRDAASFESAHINGSVNLNNDNLASFIADADMDKPVVVVCYHGISSQGAAQYLVEQGFDNVYSLDGGYQAWRESEA
- the tdh gene encoding L-threonine 3-dehydrogenase, whose translation is MKALSKLKPEAGIWMVDAPKPEMGHNDLLIKIHKTAICGTDVHIYNWDEWAQDTIPAPMIVGHEYVGEVIDIGQEVRGFSIGDRVSGEGHITCGHCRNCRAGRTHLCRNTSGVGVNRDGAFAEYLVIPAFNAFKIPDDISDDLAAIFDPFGNAVHTALSFDLVGEDVLITGAGPIGIMAAAVCRHVGARHVVITDVNEYRLKLAQKMGATRAVNVAKENLNDVMTELGMTEGFDVGLEMSGVPTAFHSMLDSMNHGGKIAMLGIPGGEMAIDWSKVIFKGLIIKGIYGREMFETWYKMASLIQSGLDISPIITHHYRIDDFQQGFDAMRSGQSGKVILSWD
- a CDS encoding glycine C-acetyltransferase, with the protein product MAKTSFYDQINQQLTQVKAEGLYKSERIIVSPQQTKIQVNDTEVINFCANNYLGLANHPELIKAAQAGLNNHGFGMASVRFICGTQNIHKQLEAGLSEFLGMEDTILYSSCFDANAGLFETLLGAEDAIISDSLNHASIIDGVRLCKAKRFRYANNDMAELETQLKAAKEAGARNIMIATDGVFSMDGVIANLNGVCDLAEQYGALVMVDDSHAVGFVGDNGRGTHEHCQVMERVDIITGTLGKALGGASGGFTSAKKEVVDWLRQRSRPYLFSNSLAPSIVTASIHVLEMLKSGHALREAVWENSRYFRENMTAAGFTLGGANHAIIPVMIGDAKLAGDFASRLLEENIYVVGFSFPVVPKGQARIRTQMSAAHTKDQLDKAIEAFTRIAKEMSII